The stretch of DNA GTCTGCTCTTGCTGGAGATGTTACTCTGCCTAAATATCGTGGATTGTTGGGAACTGTTGGTACCATTGCTAGGGAAGAAGGTTTACGTTCACTATGGAAAGGTGTTGTACCTGGCTTGCATCGTCAATGCCTCTTTGGTGGTCTTAGGATTGGAATGTATGAGCCGGTGGGTTACAAATTTCTACTTCTTTCAATGCTCTATAAAACATGCTTAAACTCAGTGTCTTCGTAGTTATTACTCAAAAGACGTTAACCAATTTTATTCTCCGCAGGTGAAAAACTTGTATGTTGGAAAAGACTTTGTGGGTGATGTTCCATTGAGCAAAAAAATTCTTGCTGGTTTGACAACAGGTTAGCACAGCGGTAGAAGAAACCCAGGATTTAAGTTTCCTTCTTTATCACTTAACTTGgctgatgttgttgttgttgttgtctaacTCTCAGGTGCACTGGGTATCATGGTAGCAAATCCCACTGATCTTGTGAAAGTTAGGCTTCAGGCTGAAGGAAAACTAGCTGCAGGTGCGCCAAGACGGTATTCTGGAGCGATGAATGCGTATTCAACAATTGTGAGACAGGTAATTATCCTGCCTTGGAAGTTGAGATTGGGAATAAGTTGCTTCAAGTATGCTTCATATCTTATATTCTTATTAATCTGGCTCTGACAGGAAGGAGTCCGAGCTCTTTGGACTGGTCTTGGGCCTAACGTAGCAAGAAATGCAATTATCAATGCTGCTGAATTAGCGAGTTACGATCAAGTGAAAGAGGTATGAAACAAATTATTCTCTGTCTCACTTCTCTCACTGAAGGATCCTGATATTTTAACCAACAATCCTGTTTTTTCTTTCGTTCAGACAATCTTGAAGATTCCGGGTTTCACTGACAACGTTGTCACACATATTCTATCTGGACTGGGGGCAGGATTCTTTGCTGTCTGCATTGGCTCTCCTGTTGATGTGGTACGATATCTACACATGACACTGAACCTTGAGTTTGTTCGCTACGATTCCTGATTGTCTTCATGAAATCTTGTTGTGTGGCAGGTTAAGTCAAGAATGATGGGAGACTCTGGTGCTTACAAAGGCACTATTGACTGCTTCATCAAAACTCTGAAGAGCGATGTAAGAAACTCTGCTTCTGATCCCTCTCCGTAGGTTATTGTTATAAAGATATCCCCAGAAAATGTTTCTTACTCTTGAGTTTTGCTCTACAGGGTCCTATGGCATTCTACAAGGGTTTCATCCCCAACTTTGGACGCCTTGGTTCATGGAACGTCATCATGTTTTTGACCCTCGAACAGGTAACAACTAATGTAACTTTTACTGTATCAAATCTAAATCAATCACGCTCATCTTCTAATACCGGTTCTTTAATACTTCAATCCAGGCAAAGAAGTATGTCAGGGAACTCGATTCGTCAAAAAGAAACTGAGACACAAAAGTTTTAAGCAGAGAGAATAAGAGCTacatcgttttttttcttttcttaatttcgGTGATTGAGAGAGGCCAGAACTTGGTCTAATATTGTTCTCGGAATAGAGAGAGAGTCAACTTTACTTGAAAACTGTGAAATAAAATTTCCGTGGATTGCTCATATTTTTTGGCTGTACCATTCCAAcatttaataacaaaacaatacatttttctccctttctttcCAGTTCCACAAAACTGAGAAATCAAAAatagacaaaagaagaaactcttgaagaagaacGAGGTAACAGCATCTCAGCACAGTTTCTTATTTTCTGGAGGAAAAGCCAATATCTCGAATCTGAGGTAAAGCTCTTTAGCTTTGTTGCAGATAAACATAACAGATCCATCAATGTAATCTTCATATCTCTCATAGAAAGCTGGAACCGTCAAAACCACCAAAACGCCTGCCAATATAGCCAAGAACACCACCGCAAAATGAATCTCCAGCTCAAACCATtccaagtaataatattataagagatttaaaatatttacttaCTGGTGTGGCAAAGTGTCTGAAAATCCATGAGGCTTCCGATCAATGagatgagaaacagagagattgcTACTTTGATATACAACTCTGAGTCCCTTCCCATTGCAATGTCATACGAAACTTGGAGTAGTTTGTTCACATGGATGCGTAACCATATCGAAGCTTCTTCTGCCATGGCAAGTGGCGGTGATGGCCTGAAGAGCCAAAGGAAACCGAATTTAGAAATGTAGTATATTAATTACAAGtgataaaacttataatattttaaatttacctGTTGAGAATAGAAGCAGATTTGGACCAGAGGAAGAGAATAGagagcaagagaagaagaacacttGAAAGAAGAGTGAAGATGGTGTAAGCAAATGCCTCGAACACCATCCATGAAGCTATCGTCACTGTAACTATACCAACACTCacattcttcttcctccacagCATCACATCTGCAACTGCAGCAGATTCATTTTCATAACATGTTACTTAGAGGTAAAGAAGAGATCACTTTACCATTAATGATGATAGGAATCTAGATTCACTTTACCAATGTTCCCTCCCAGAATCTCATGTATTGTTCTCTCTCTGTTAAACAGCTTGTCCGAAGAAGAACCcatttgagaagaagaaagatcagcAAAACTTGGATTCAGATGATCTCAGATCCCAAAAAGTTACCCagatattttagattttgctCTGAATGTCAGAAACAGATCATCATCATGTACCAGAAAATCCTAAAGCCTCAAATCGAATGAACCTGATGTGTCACTAgcagagaaagtaaaaaaaaaagtgtgaagaGACTAAAGTTGggtcatcaccatcatcatcaaagcCATCaactttgaatatatatatagaattaattCAATAATTCAAAGGCTATGCTCTGTTAAGATAAAAGTAGAAGAAGGTGTTTGTTGGCCTCTCGATGTATTATTATTTCCAGCCTAAAAGTGTTATCCTTCTTCTTAGTCCAGAGGTTTTTTCAAACTGTAAAAAGTTGGACTAGATGAATGAAATTTACACCATTCCCTTTATATTTGCAGAATCTTTTA from Camelina sativa cultivar DH55 chromosome 9, Cs, whole genome shotgun sequence encodes:
- the LOC104711988 gene encoding reticulon-like protein B12 isoform X2 — translated: MGSSSDKLFNRERTIHEILGGNIDVMLWRKKNVSVGIVTVTIASWMVFEAFAYTIFTLLSSVLLLLLSILFLWSKSASILNRPSPPLAMAEEASIWLRIHVNKLLQVSYDIAMGRDSELYIKVAISLFLISLIGSLMDFQTLCHTSVLVVLTVPAFYERYEDYIDGSVMFICNKAKELYLRFEILAFPPENKKLC
- the LOC104711989 gene encoding mitochondrial uncoupling protein 1, with the protein product MVADSKSDLPLPKIFACSAFAACVGEICTIPLDTAKVRLQLQKSALAGDVTLPKYRGLLGTVGTIAREEGLRSLWKGVVPGLHRQCLFGGLRIGMYEPVKNLYVGKDFVGDVPLSKKILAGLTTGALGIMVANPTDLVKVRLQAEGKLAAGAPRRYSGAMNAYSTIVRQEGVRALWTGLGPNVARNAIINAAELASYDQVKETILKIPGFTDNVVTHILSGLGAGFFAVCIGSPVDVVKSRMMGDSGAYKGTIDCFIKTLKSDGPMAFYKGFIPNFGRLGSWNVIMFLTLEQAKKYVRELDSSKRN
- the LOC104711988 gene encoding reticulon-like protein B12 isoform X1, yielding MGSSSDKLFNRERTIHEILGGNIVADVMLWRKKNVSVGIVTVTIASWMVFEAFAYTIFTLLSSVLLLLLSILFLWSKSASILNRPSPPLAMAEEASIWLRIHVNKLLQVSYDIAMGRDSELYIKVAISLFLISLIGSLMDFQTLCHTSVLVVLTVPAFYERYEDYIDGSVMFICNKAKELYLRFEILAFPPENKKLC